One segment of Syntrophales bacterium DNA contains the following:
- a CDS encoding DUF2007 domain-containing protein, which yields MKEEDWRVVHIASGMTNANIIVGRLETEGIPTRLKYEAAGIIYAVTIDGLGEVRVMVPSNCLENARKVLSISYRDEDIDWEEK from the coding sequence ATGAAAGAAGAGGATTGGAGAGTTGTACATATAGCATCGGGAATGACAAATGCCAATATCATAGTTGGAAGATTGGAGACAGAAGGAATTCCGACCAGATTGAAGTACGAAGCGGCGGGTATAATTTACGCTGTTACTATTGACGGTCTGGGTGAAGTGAGGGTAATGGTTCCTTCAAACTGCCTGGAAAATGCCCGGAAGGTTCTTTCAATATCCTACAGAGATGAAGACATTGACTGGGAGGAGAAATAA